The Carnobacterium sp. 17-4 genome has a window encoding:
- a CDS encoding nuclease-related domain-containing protein, giving the protein MIVVKKRNKSNYLRTLEALNRRMRVTDEEKLHLLNMQKGFEGELLFDSQVEEFLDLDSLVLNDLLFTEKGSTFQVDTLILTGAKILLFEVKNYAGSFEFNSHHFSTFSGKEIVNPLNKLDETSIKMRQLLSKWNVNQKLDSTLIFVNPTFTLYNTPIDSPIIFPTQIREHFSQMNKSALPLSKKQYYLADKIMKEYQNESAFQQKFPNYTYDKLKKGLWCIKCNSPNITITQRTSFCKVCGHRTSVEEIALHQVEDFKLLFPDSKVTTPTMYDWLGSTIPIARIRKILVKKYKICGATYGSYYE; this is encoded by the coding sequence ATGATAGTAGTCAAGAAGCGAAACAAATCGAATTATTTACGCACCTTAGAAGCTTTAAATAGACGGATGAGAGTTACAGATGAGGAAAAACTTCATTTGTTAAATATGCAAAAAGGATTTGAAGGAGAGCTTTTGTTTGATTCACAAGTGGAAGAATTTTTAGACTTAGATTCACTGGTGCTAAATGATTTACTGTTTACAGAAAAAGGCAGCACATTTCAAGTCGATACATTGATTCTGACAGGTGCCAAAATCTTGTTGTTTGAGGTGAAAAATTATGCAGGAAGTTTTGAATTCAACTCGCATCATTTTTCAACATTTTCCGGTAAAGAAATCGTTAACCCATTGAATAAATTGGACGAGACTTCTATCAAAATGCGGCAACTGTTGAGTAAATGGAATGTTAACCAAAAACTTGATTCTACCCTGATTTTTGTAAACCCTACTTTCACACTTTATAACACACCAATCGATAGCCCAATTATTTTCCCCACACAAATTCGGGAACACTTTTCCCAAATGAATAAGAGTGCCTTACCATTGTCGAAAAAACAATACTATCTTGCGGATAAAATAATGAAAGAGTATCAGAACGAATCCGCTTTTCAACAGAAGTTTCCGAATTACACTTATGATAAGCTCAAAAAAGGATTATGGTGTATCAAATGCAACTCGCCTAATATAACAATTACCCAACGGACCAGTTTCTGCAAAGTGTGCGGTCATCGAACATCAGTCGAAGAAATAGCATTGCATCAAGTAGAGGATTTCAAATTGTTATTTCCTGATTCGAAAGTAACTACTCCTACTATGTATGACTGGCTCGGTTCCACTATTCCAATAGCAAGAATCCGAAAGATATTAGTAAAAAAATATAAGATTTGCGGAGCCACATATGGTTCCTATTATGAATAA
- a CDS encoding PTS sugar transporter subunit IIB, translated as MKVIMVCSGGMSSAIVVKAIKAEAAKQDFDLDMIAVGSGAVEEELKDGDYKLLLVAPQVKHQFGTFEKYANENGVPIEKVEPMGYTPIGAPKTLELIKKYR; from the coding sequence ATGAAAGTTATTATGGTTTGTTCAGGTGGAATGTCAAGTGCAATAGTGGTTAAAGCAATCAAAGCGGAAGCTGCGAAGCAAGATTTTGATTTAGATATGATTGCAGTAGGTTCTGGAGCAGTAGAAGAAGAATTGAAAGATGGCGACTACAAACTGTTATTAGTAGCACCTCAAGTCAAACATCAATTTGGGACATTTGAAAAATACGCAAATGAAAACGGTGTACCGATTGAAAAGGTTGAACCGATGGGCTATACCCCTATTGGAGCACCTAAAACGTTAGAGTTGATTAAGAAATACCGTTAA
- a CDS encoding SGNH/GDSL hydrolase family protein, whose amino-acid sequence MKLTNKIQQKKWIFGIVILLVAIFIFFFNATQKNKTLAKVTENYQLSDTYMQESLLDRSKFVTERDGEVTIVVLGSSVTFGKGATETQPVWGKLLENNLNERDSIKARVINHGYNGYSTADLISREKIEEVVKDNPDIIFFELCLINNNRYPQNNVDQTKLDIQWIMDRFNEELPDTLVILQTANPTLFNDIFLEDGKVTYEQYNNEIAEFVTAQQWPFIDTYHLMQTKMEDKNLTIEEVLADDVHPNGLGYGLWFELLNERITVPVKMLH is encoded by the coding sequence ATGAAACTAACAAATAAAATACAACAAAAAAAGTGGATCTTTGGCATAGTTATATTGTTGGTAGCTATTTTTATCTTCTTTTTTAATGCTACTCAAAAAAATAAAACGTTAGCTAAAGTAACTGAAAATTATCAATTGTCCGATACATACATGCAAGAAAGTTTGTTAGATCGTTCAAAATTTGTAACGGAACGAGATGGAGAAGTGACTATCGTTGTTTTAGGCAGTAGTGTAACCTTTGGAAAGGGTGCGACTGAAACACAACCTGTGTGGGGTAAGTTACTCGAAAATAATTTAAATGAGCGAGATAGCATCAAAGCAAGAGTGATCAATCACGGTTACAATGGCTATAGCACAGCTGATCTGATCTCAAGAGAAAAAATTGAGGAAGTTGTCAAAGACAACCCGGATATTATATTTTTTGAGTTGTGTTTAATTAATAATAATCGCTATCCGCAAAATAATGTCGATCAAACAAAATTAGATATTCAATGGATCATGGATCGCTTCAATGAGGAGTTGCCAGATACATTGGTCATTTTGCAAACGGCAAATCCTACTCTTTTTAATGATATATTTCTAGAAGATGGTAAAGTGACTTACGAACAATACAATAATGAGATTGCTGAATTTGTAACCGCGCAGCAATGGCCTTTTATTGATACCTATCATTTGATGCAAACAAAGATGGAAGATAAAAATCTAACAATTGAAGAAGTCTTAGCAGATGATGTTCATCCAAATGGATTAGGTTATGGTTTGTGGTTCGAATTATTGAATGAACGAATTACTGTACCAGTAAAGATGTTGCACTAA
- a CDS encoding PTS sugar transporter subunit IIC produces MTNFLNWLETKFMPPLAKLSEQKHLKAIRDGVISTLSLIIIGCFFLVIGNPPIASWAEAIAPYAAQIAIPFRITTGLMSLYAAYGMGYSLSKSYKLDGVTGGVLSLATFLMLTVPVNVDASLPEGEAIGWVLPMGNLGGSGMFSAILAMIFAVEVLRLFKQKNLMIKMPEQVPDSVARSFEALIPGTFVIVFVWIIRILLGFDINQILINIFTPLNNILGNNLLGVLLPVVLITMLWAAGVHGVSVIGSIVRPMWLVMLEANGQAMVSGTPSNELPYIAPEQFYQWLVWIGGSGATLSLCVLLLFTKSAYLKQVGRFSIIPSIFNINEPLIFGTPIVMNPILAIPFVVAPSVTTTISYFAVKFGIINGFSVNAPWTLPAPIGAFLSAGNDWKAAALVLINMTIAGLIYYPFVKVYDKKMVEEEHSEMEEKKNMQVDTAAV; encoded by the coding sequence ATGACGAATTTTTTAAATTGGCTTGAAACGAAATTCATGCCGCCTTTAGCTAAGCTTTCTGAGCAAAAACATTTAAAAGCCATCCGTGATGGAGTTATCTCGACATTATCTTTGATTATTATTGGGTGTTTCTTCTTAGTTATTGGAAATCCACCGATTGCCTCTTGGGCAGAAGCGATTGCACCATATGCTGCTCAAATTGCCATACCGTTTCGTATCACAACTGGGCTGATGTCTCTATATGCAGCTTACGGGATGGGTTATAGTTTATCGAAATCATATAAATTAGATGGAGTTACCGGTGGAGTTCTTTCGTTAGCAACCTTTTTAATGTTAACGGTTCCAGTGAATGTCGATGCATCTTTGCCTGAAGGAGAAGCAATTGGTTGGGTTCTTCCAATGGGAAATCTGGGCGGATCAGGAATGTTTTCAGCTATTTTAGCTATGATCTTTGCCGTTGAAGTACTGCGTTTATTTAAACAAAAGAACTTGATGATTAAAATGCCAGAACAAGTACCGGATTCAGTTGCCAGAAGTTTTGAAGCATTGATTCCTGGTACATTTGTCATTGTGTTTGTTTGGATCATCCGTATCTTACTTGGCTTTGACATAAATCAAATTTTGATCAATATCTTTACACCATTAAATAATATTTTAGGAAATAACCTGTTGGGCGTCTTATTACCAGTAGTCTTGATCACAATGTTATGGGCAGCTGGAGTTCACGGTGTGAGTGTAATTGGCTCAATCGTTCGTCCAATGTGGTTAGTAATGCTTGAAGCAAATGGGCAAGCTATGGTTAGTGGGACACCAAGCAACGAATTGCCATATATTGCACCCGAACAATTCTACCAATGGTTAGTATGGATTGGTGGATCAGGAGCAACGTTATCATTATGTGTTTTATTATTATTCACAAAATCAGCTTACCTAAAACAAGTTGGACGTTTTTCAATTATTCCTTCTATTTTTAATATTAATGAGCCATTGATATTTGGGACACCGATTGTTATGAATCCAATTTTAGCGATTCCATTTGTTGTGGCACCATCTGTGACAACAACAATCAGTTATTTTGCAGTGAAGTTCGGTATTATTAATGGATTCTCTGTGAATGCTCCTTGGACACTGCCAGCTCCAATTGGCGCGTTTTTATCAGCTGGAAACGATTGGAAAGCAGCGGCTTTAGTTTTGATTAATATGACGATTGCTGGATTGATCTACTATCCATTTGTTAAAGTTTATGATAAGAAAATGGTAGAAGAAGAGCACTCTGAAATGGAAGAGAAAAAAAATATGCAAGTTGATACTGCAGCGGTTTAA
- a CDS encoding tyrosine-protein phosphatase: MIDLHCHILPGIDDGAKDMEDSMDMAREAVAEGITHILASPHYKNGHWDNEKQDILSLVDEVQQELDARGIPLTIFPGQEVRINGEVFEDIEEDKIQFIDEGNQYVLIEFPTPTIPQYAETLFFEMQREGITPIIVHPERNHAVLKDPNKLLSFVEKGALAQVTAASYTGGFGKEIQKVSKQLIEANLVHFIASDAHNIRSRSFHMKEAYQKLEKEFGSEKVAEYHQVTKDLINGELIHTATPKPVKKVKVFGLF, translated from the coding sequence ATGATTGATTTACATTGCCATATTTTACCAGGTATAGATGATGGAGCAAAAGATATGGAAGATTCTATGGACATGGCGCGCGAAGCTGTAGCCGAAGGAATCACACATATTTTAGCGTCACCCCATTATAAAAATGGACATTGGGATAATGAAAAACAAGATATTTTGAGCTTAGTCGATGAAGTGCAGCAAGAACTAGATGCTAGAGGTATTCCACTAACCATTTTCCCTGGACAAGAAGTTCGCATCAATGGAGAAGTTTTTGAAGATATTGAAGAAGATAAAATCCAATTCATTGATGAAGGAAATCAATATGTTTTAATCGAGTTTCCGACACCAACAATTCCACAATATGCTGAAACGCTTTTTTTTGAAATGCAAAGAGAGGGCATCACACCGATCATTGTCCATCCAGAACGGAATCATGCGGTACTGAAAGATCCTAATAAATTGTTGTCGTTTGTTGAAAAAGGTGCTTTAGCACAAGTAACAGCTGCTAGTTACACTGGAGGATTCGGCAAAGAAATCCAAAAAGTCAGTAAACAATTGATTGAAGCAAATTTAGTGCATTTTATCGCTTCGGATGCACACAATATTAGATCACGTTCATTTCATATGAAAGAAGCGTATCAAAAATTAGAAAAAGAATTCGGTTCTGAAAAAGTAGCAGAGTACCATCAAGTTACTAAAGACTTGATCAATGGTGAACTCATTCATACTGCAACACCTAAACCAGTAAAAAAGGTAAAAGTTTTTGGATTGTTTTAA
- a CDS encoding MIP/aquaporin family protein → MSGDMLQIFSEFLGTMMLVLLGDGVCAAVNLKKSKAEASGWVVIALGWGAAVTIAVYVAGSMGPAHLNPAVTLGMAIIGNFDWALVLPFIIAQVLGGILGAVLVWLTYLPHFKETKDQASILGTFATAPAIRNTVGNIMSETIGTFVLVFALMMFGKNTFTDGLNPLVVGVLILSIGLSLGGSTGYAINPARDLGPRIAHQFLPIANKGNSDWGYSWIPVVAPMLGGAIAAFLYIIIT, encoded by the coding sequence ATGAGTGGAGATATGTTACAAATTTTCAGTGAGTTCTTAGGAACAATGATGCTAGTGTTGCTTGGGGACGGAGTATGTGCGGCAGTTAACTTGAAAAAAAGTAAAGCTGAAGCATCAGGATGGGTTGTCATTGCACTTGGATGGGGAGCAGCCGTAACGATTGCAGTATATGTTGCAGGATCTATGGGACCAGCACATTTAAACCCAGCTGTAACACTTGGGATGGCTATTATTGGTAATTTTGATTGGGCATTAGTATTGCCGTTTATTATTGCTCAAGTACTTGGAGGTATTCTGGGAGCTGTTTTAGTTTGGTTAACTTACTTACCACACTTTAAAGAAACAAAAGACCAAGCTAGTATTTTAGGAACTTTTGCAACAGCACCAGCTATTCGCAACACTGTTGGTAACATAATGTCAGAAACAATTGGTACTTTCGTATTAGTATTTGCACTTATGATGTTCGGAAAAAATACATTTACTGATGGATTAAACCCATTAGTAGTTGGGGTATTAATTCTGTCAATTGGTCTTTCTCTTGGAGGATCAACAGGGTACGCAATCAACCCTGCACGTGACTTAGGTCCGCGTATTGCTCATCAATTTTTACCTATCGCAAACAAAGGGAATTCAGACTGGGGTTACTCATGGATCCCAGTAGTAGCACCTATGCTAGGCGGAGCTATCGCTGCATTCCTTTATATAATCATTACCTAA